ATGGGTAGAGTATTATTATCTTTTATAAGTTTATTGATTATTAGCCCAGTATGCAGTGCTGATGATTTTTTTGAAAAAAAACCTTCAATCTTAATTGCTAAAGATGAAGAAGCTCAAAATAATAAGAGTAGTAATAATTTTGATTTTTTCGAGTCATCAAACCAACAAAAAATAGATCGTATAAATCAAGTTTTTAGACAGGCTGAGCGAAATAAAGATGTTCTATTCCAGACGTCCAATATGACTGATTATGATAAAGCACAATATTACAGAGAAAATAAGTTTGATAATTATAGAGGGTATTCACCGCACATTGAATCTACACCTAATAGACAAGTAATTTCAGAAGAAGAATATGAAAAGCTAATGGAGCAAAAAAGAAAATCGAGAAAAGTTGATCGAAGCCTTCTGTATTTATTCGACAAGTAAATTCAGAGGAAGACTTTCAATAGCTAAAAAGTATAATTTGTTTCAGGGAAAAGTGTTATTAGGAATTATGCTTTAAAATTATTTTAATATTTGCGCATAAATGTTATAGAAAAGGATGAGATCGGTCATAAGAATAAGCTCAAAAGAAGCACTTAACCGATCTTCTTAAAAATCGATGGATTTCGTTAAATAGGCAGACTATGACTGCACTTTTAGAACAAGATTTAAGCCCCTCTGAGTTCACCTTGTTTTCTGAAATATTATGGAAACTTGGCTCAGGGAAAGGGCAATACAATTTACGTGAAAATATCATTGCAGATATTGCCATTTTATTAAGGGCCGATTTCGCTGCATCTTATATTTGGGATTCAGCGCATAACTTATCGAAAAAAGGCGTGATATGGAAAATCGACCCAAAAGCCATGAAGGACTATGAGAGTGTTTGGCAATTTGCAGATCCGATTACTGCACAGCTTCGTAAACTCCAGAAACCGACATTTGTAAATGAAGTCATGCCTCTAGCTGACCTTAAAAAAACACCGTATTACAATGAGTTTTTAAGAGCCTATGGTTTGTATCACGGTATAAATATTTACTTTGTCCGAAATGGCATGGATATTGGTGATTTACGCATTTGGCGTGCGAAAGACGCCGATACGTTTGGTGACCGTGAAAAAAGAATATTAAACCTACTTGAGCCTTATTTTACTCAAGCCTTACCAGCAGATTTATCAACCCAATACGGTTTAACTTCACGTGAACAAGAAGTGGTTCGCTTGGTATCTAAAGGCTTAAGTGATAAACACGTGGCAAATTTACTAGGTATTGGTTTTACCACATTAAGAACTCATTTGAACAATTCTATGAGAAAAATCGGCTGCAATAATCGCACTGAAATGGCGTTGCTTATTCAACATTAAAGTTTAAGCAATCCTCAATTTTGAGGATGCGAATGAATGAGCAATTTATACTAAGTTCCTAAAATTACAACTTAAATGGATTCAAAATTACTATGTTAAATACACATGAAAAAAATAACTGGATCGAATCACTTGATCTATCAAATGCCTCAGTAGATTTCATTACTCAATTGATTCAAGAGAGAAAAGTATCTTGTGAAGAGCTTGTGCATCATTACTTCAATACGATTGAAAAACAGCAATCCTTAAACGCATTTATTAGCACAGATAAGGCTTCGGCAATTCAACAAGCTCAATATTGGGATAAATACCTACTCAGTGGAAAACCATGTCCAGCTTTGATGGGTATTTTAATTGCGGTTAAAGATAATATTCATGTTGCAGGTTTCCCAAATAGTGCAGGTACACCAGCTTTAGCTCAATTTAGACCTCAAACTTCTGCGCCCGTTATTCAAAAACTGATTGATCACGGCGCGATTATTGTTGGTAAAGCCAATATGCACGAATTGGCCTTTGGGGTCACAGGTTATAATACTGCCATGCATATAGAGGGCGTGGTGGGTATACGAAATGCCGTAAACCCATTACATATTGCGGGCGGATCTTCTTCGGGTAGTGCGGTAGCTGTTGCCGCGGGTATGGTTCCGATTGCTATGGGCACAGACACAGGCGCTTCGATTAGATTACCGAGTGCATTAAATGGTTGTGTGGGTTTTCGTCCAACGGTAGGACGGTATTCACAAGACGGTATTACCCCAATTTCACATACTCGGGATACCGCTGGCCCCATAGCGCATACCGTATCGGATATTATTTTAATTGATGAGCTTATTACTCAAGAACCAAGAAAAAAACCATTACCACCTCATCAAATTCGGCTCGGTATCAATTCATATTTTTGGAATAATTTAGATGAAGACGTTCATGAGCAGGCGCATATTGCGCTTGAGCTTTTAAAAGATGCTGGAGTCGAAATTATTCCTGTCGATATGCCGAATTTAGAACAGCTCAATCAAGCGGTTTCATTTCCTGTGGCCATCTATGAAGGCAAATATGATCTGATTCAATATTTGAAAGATCATCAGGTAAATTTGACCATAGAGGCTGTAGTCGATCAGATTTCAAGCCCAGATGTACAAGCAATTTTTAAACTGAATATTCTTCCTGAGTTAACTCTAGATCCGACGGGGCAAATTGTTCCTGTTTTACCTTTGTATGAAAAAGCCATTAATGAAGCTCGGCCACAGTTGATTGAACTCTACCAAAACACCTTTAAAGCGCATAACTTACATGCTTTATTATTTCCGACGTCACCAATTGTTGCACCACTAGCAAACGAACAAGTCTATTTAATAGAAACTTTCCAGACACTAATGCGAAACACAGACCCCGGCAGTAATATTGGAATACCGGGACTGAGCTTACCCATAGGAAAGGGTGCGAAATCAAAACTGCCAGTTGGATTTGAAATAGATGGCCTAGCTCACCAAGATAGTGAGCTGCTTGCGATAGGAGTAACTTTAGAAGAAATTTTTAAGGGTTTAAATAAATAAAAACCATTACTTAAACTGCTATTTTTAAAGGTTTGTTTGTCTTTTAATAATAGGTTTAAATTTGTTTGTAAGTCTGTACGTATCTGAAAAATTATAAGCCATTTTACTTGTTATAATGGCTTATTTATTAAACAAATTATCACTTGCTGGATTTACAAATTTTGTCAGTTTTACTGTTGTTAATTTGAGAAAATATAATATTTATAACTTATATATATCTTATTTTTATAGCTATAATAATTTTGATTGTTAACTAATTTTTAAATTACATATTATTTTAATTAATAATATTTAAATATTACAAAATAAAATTTATTCTTAATATTATTGCAATAATTTTCTGTGCTGGAAGATTGTTTAATTAGAATCAATTAAAAATTAATTTGTTTATTAACAATTAATTAGGTTTAATTTTTAAGTGGATTTATTACGAGAAATCTACACCAATTCGAATTACATAATTTTTAAACATAGTTTATATAATATGCTTTATTGACATAAATAGAAAAAATATATGGCAAAGAGGTCAATGTTATTTAATTAACTTCACAACCATAATTTGCACCAAATTTTACGCTGTCACGATTCATTGATAAAACCAAGTGAAAAGTTACGTAAAAAAGAAACCAATAATTTTATTGGCTTAAATAAAAAATCGAATATTACAAATAAGCGGAATGAATATGGATAACGTAGCTCAGCTAGAAACTGATACTAATTTCCAAAGTCGAAAGAAAATAACTTGGGGTGTTTTTAGTGTCCTGCTGTTATTTTTAGTTGCCGGTATTGTATATTATTTTTTTGTATATCGATTCTATCAATCTACTGATAATGCTTATGTGCAAGCTGATGTGACTTGGGTTATGCCAAAGATTTCAGGCGAAGTGATGGAGTTATTAATTAACGATAATCAGGTGGTAAAAAAAGGGGAAACTTTAGCGGTATTAGACCATCGTGACTATCAAGCTCGTTATGACCAAGCTCGTTCTGTAGTCAGCTTAAAAGAAGCTGCACTGGGCGTACAACAACAAAATGAAAAGTCTGCTAAGTCGTCAATTACCGAAGCAAATAGTGGTGTAGTGGCAGCACAAGCCGACCTATCTCGTTTGAAAAAAGAATATGAGCGCTATCAAGATTTATTAAAAGATGGCGTGATTACCCGACAAAATTTTGAAGGGATCCAGTCTCAATATTTAACAGCTCAAGCACAGCTCAGCAAAGCGCAAGCCGCCGTAAATGCAGCAGAAGCTCAGTTGGGGAGCTTACAAGCCAGTCGAGCGCAGCTTTTAGCAGATATTCAAAGTGCCAATGCAAATTTAAACCTGTATCAGGTTGATTTAGCTTCTTCAAAAGTGGTCAGTCCTGTTTCGGGTAAGATCGGTAGCCTTGCAATTCAAAAAGGTTCACGCGTTTCTCCACAAACTCGCTTAATGGCAATCATTCCTGAAAATAGTTTGTATGTACAAGCAAACTTCAAAGAAACCCAAATTGAAAAAATGCATATTGGTCAAAAAGTGAAGTTAAAACTTGATGCCTATCCGAGTCTCACCTATACCGGAAAAATTGAGAGTTTTTCACCAGCTTCAGGCGCAACTTTTTCACTCATGCCACCAGACAATGCAACGGGTAACTTTAACAAGGTTGTACAGCGTATTCCTGTACGTATTGCCATAGATTCAAGCCCGCATATTGATTTGATTAAACCTGGAATGTCGGTGAGTGCCACCGTGGACCTAAGAACTTAATAAAAAAATTTTAGGTAATAAGAAAATGAATAAGCATCTTGAAGCCGAGTGGAGGTTTCCCGCAAAAACTGCATGGGCAATTTTTGCTGCCATGATTTTTGGCAACTTCATGGCGATTCTTGATATTCAGATTGTGGCGAGTTCTCTAAACGAAGTTCAAGCTGGTATGAGTGCAAGTCGTTATGAAGTCACTTGGGTACAAACGGTTTATTTAATTGCCGAAATTATTGCAATTCCAATGTCGAGTATTGTCTCGCGAGTGCTTTCAACACGGGTGTATTACACCATGTGTGCAATTGGCTTTACGGTGAGTTCTTTACTTTGTGCTTTGTCATGGAACTTGGAAAGTTTACTGGTGTTCCGTGGCATTCAAGGTTTTATGGGCGGCGGCATGATTCCGACTTCCATGACGGCGTTGTATTTACTGTTTCCAGAACCAAAACGTTCATTGCCTTTGGTTATGTTTGGCATGATCAGTACTTTAGGTCCAGCGATTGGTCCAACCATTGGCGGTTGGCTTACCAATAATTTTTCATGGCACTGGATGTTCCTGATTAATATTATTCCGGGCATTATCATTGCCACAGTCATTTACTCAGGTCCAAATATCGACCGCGCGAATTATTCACTCATCAAAAGCATGGACTGGCTCAGTCTGGTGGGTATGGCGATGTTTTTGGGTGGGCTTGAATATTTCCTCGATGAAGGCGCACGGCATGACTGGCTTGCAGACACAGGCGTTCGGGTTGCATTTATGGTCTGCGTTGTTGGCGGCATGATTTTCTTCTCTAGAAGTTTTACCCAGCCTAAGCCTTTGCTCGATTTATCGGTATTTAAAAATAAAAACTTTACTTTAAGTGCCATCACAACATTTGTGATTGGTATGGCGCTGTACGGCTTGGGTTACATGATTCCCGTGTTTCTTGGGCAAGTCCGTGAAATGAATAGTAGCCAAATTGGTCACGTCATGATGGTGACAGGCATTGTCATGTTTTGCTTTGCGCCGTTCCTTGCTTGGCTTATTCCTAACTTTGATACCCGAAAAACTGTATTTGTTGGAATGATTCTGGCGGGCTTTGGGGTTTGGCTTAATTCGCACCTCAGCATTCATAGCGATTATGACTTTATGTTTTGGCCTCAAATTTACCGTGGTATTGGTCTCATGATTTGCCTGATTGTGGTTTCGCATTTGGCTATGAGTACGTTGCCACTCAGTAAAGTGGCCGACGCCAGCGGTATTTATAACCTGATGCGTAATATTGGCGGTGCGGTTGGACTGGCACTTATTAACTCATCGCTAGACTGGTTGACCGCAATGCATGTCACCCAGATTAATCAGGCGATGACACCACAAAACTGGATATTTACAGAACGGCTCGATCAGCTCACGGCGCAATATCAAGAAGTCGGTGCAAATGCTCAGCAAATCGCGCTAAGTGTGATTTACCGCGACATTCATTTTCAGGCACTGACATCTAGCTTTAATGATTTATTACGCATGCTTGCAATCATTATGTTTGTGACCGCCTTTTTAACCATCTTTATGGACAGGGGGAAGAAAATGAATATGTAAAGTTTTAGCAGTAGAGGGCAGCTTTTAAAGAATGAAAACAATAGGGCATATCAAAACATATCCCTT
This window of the Acinetobacter sp. XH1741 genome carries:
- a CDS encoding HlyD family secretion protein; protein product: MDNVAQLETDTNFQSRKKITWGVFSVLLLFLVAGIVYYFFVYRFYQSTDNAYVQADVTWVMPKISGEVMELLINDNQVVKKGETLAVLDHRDYQARYDQARSVVSLKEAALGVQQQNEKSAKSSITEANSGVVAAQADLSRLKKEYERYQDLLKDGVITRQNFEGIQSQYLTAQAQLSKAQAAVNAAEAQLGSLQASRAQLLADIQSANANLNLYQVDLASSKVVSPVSGKIGSLAIQKGSRVSPQTRLMAIIPENSLYVQANFKETQIEKMHIGQKVKLKLDAYPSLTYTGKIESFSPASGATFSLMPPDNATGNFNKVVQRIPVRIAIDSSPHIDLIKPGMSVSATVDLRT
- the iaaH gene encoding indoleacetamide hydrolase, yielding MLNTHEKNNWIESLDLSNASVDFITQLIQERKVSCEELVHHYFNTIEKQQSLNAFISTDKASAIQQAQYWDKYLLSGKPCPALMGILIAVKDNIHVAGFPNSAGTPALAQFRPQTSAPVIQKLIDHGAIIVGKANMHELAFGVTGYNTAMHIEGVVGIRNAVNPLHIAGGSSSGSAVAVAAGMVPIAMGTDTGASIRLPSALNGCVGFRPTVGRYSQDGITPISHTRDTAGPIAHTVSDIILIDELITQEPRKKPLPPHQIRLGINSYFWNNLDEDVHEQAHIALELLKDAGVEIIPVDMPNLEQLNQAVSFPVAIYEGKYDLIQYLKDHQVNLTIEAVVDQISSPDVQAIFKLNILPELTLDPTGQIVPVLPLYEKAINEARPQLIELYQNTFKAHNLHALLFPTSPIVAPLANEQVYLIETFQTLMRNTDPGSNIGIPGLSLPIGKGAKSKLPVGFEIDGLAHQDSELLAIGVTLEEIFKGLNK
- a CDS encoding helix-turn-helix transcriptional regulator, which encodes MTALLEQDLSPSEFTLFSEILWKLGSGKGQYNLRENIIADIAILLRADFAASYIWDSAHNLSKKGVIWKIDPKAMKDYESVWQFADPITAQLRKLQKPTFVNEVMPLADLKKTPYYNEFLRAYGLYHGINIYFVRNGMDIGDLRIWRAKDADTFGDREKRILNLLEPYFTQALPADLSTQYGLTSREQEVVRLVSKGLSDKHVANLLGIGFTTLRTHLNNSMRKIGCNNRTEMALLIQH
- a CDS encoding DHA2 family efflux MFS transporter permease subunit, with amino-acid sequence MNKHLEAEWRFPAKTAWAIFAAMIFGNFMAILDIQIVASSLNEVQAGMSASRYEVTWVQTVYLIAEIIAIPMSSIVSRVLSTRVYYTMCAIGFTVSSLLCALSWNLESLLVFRGIQGFMGGGMIPTSMTALYLLFPEPKRSLPLVMFGMISTLGPAIGPTIGGWLTNNFSWHWMFLINIIPGIIIATVIYSGPNIDRANYSLIKSMDWLSLVGMAMFLGGLEYFLDEGARHDWLADTGVRVAFMVCVVGGMIFFSRSFTQPKPLLDLSVFKNKNFTLSAITTFVIGMALYGLGYMIPVFLGQVREMNSSQIGHVMMVTGIVMFCFAPFLAWLIPNFDTRKTVFVGMILAGFGVWLNSHLSIHSDYDFMFWPQIYRGIGLMICLIVVSHLAMSTLPLSKVADASGIYNLMRNIGGAVGLALINSSLDWLTAMHVTQINQAMTPQNWIFTERLDQLTAQYQEVGANAQQIALSVIYRDIHFQALTSSFNDLLRMLAIIMFVTAFLTIFMDRGKKMNM